A genomic region of Candidatus Delongbacteria bacterium contains the following coding sequences:
- the rny gene encoding ribonuclease Y, translating to MNESIWLWLGVGLVAGCLLGAGVLIFLEKQRQRSGKDVLEMARKEAEILKKAALNAAREEWALKEQKRKELLKQRERKITQHERQQKASETEIRAQAKVAQELEMQLQLKEKMLEHKEEEQKTKKKELQELVEEQQRRLESIASLNMEEARQQLLKLAAQRYESEAAALAAEMKNDARENAGRLAREIITTAIEKHAAETTSEATIKEVSLPNNRIKGMVIGREGRNIKSFELITGTKMIVDETPDTILISSFDPVKREVARVALESLIRSRNFSPRTVEDAVKKAQAKVDNQMRDAANKVLRDLKLKVHPDLVRMLGRLKFRTSYGQNVLDHSAEVARIAGGLAAELGMDVMLAKRAGLLHDVGKADSNGSDKSHVTIGVEICRKVREHPVVINAIMAHHQEAPPIDPISELVTAADILSSARPGSRRDSVDSYTKRVETLEGIADSFPGVSRVYALYAGREIRVIVESEKVNDASAEKLSSDIAQKISEEMEFPGAIKVVVIREARGMAMAS from the coding sequence ATGAACGAATCGATCTGGCTGTGGCTGGGAGTGGGCCTGGTGGCCGGCTGCCTGCTGGGCGCGGGTGTGCTGATCTTCCTTGAGAAGCAGCGCCAGCGCTCGGGCAAGGATGTACTGGAAATGGCTCGCAAGGAAGCTGAAATCCTCAAGAAGGCCGCACTCAACGCGGCCCGCGAAGAATGGGCGCTCAAGGAGCAGAAGCGCAAGGAGCTGCTCAAGCAGCGCGAGCGCAAGATCACCCAGCACGAGCGCCAGCAGAAGGCCAGCGAGACCGAGATCCGGGCTCAGGCCAAGGTGGCCCAGGAACTGGAAATGCAGCTCCAGCTGAAGGAGAAGATGCTGGAGCACAAGGAAGAAGAGCAGAAGACCAAGAAGAAGGAGCTCCAGGAGCTGGTGGAAGAACAGCAGCGCCGGCTCGAGAGCATCGCCTCGTTGAACATGGAAGAGGCGCGCCAGCAGTTGCTGAAACTGGCGGCCCAGCGCTACGAATCGGAAGCCGCCGCCCTGGCCGCCGAGATGAAGAACGACGCCCGCGAGAACGCCGGTCGGCTGGCGCGCGAGATCATCACCACGGCCATCGAGAAGCACGCGGCCGAGACCACCTCCGAGGCCACGATCAAGGAAGTCAGCCTGCCCAACAACCGGATCAAGGGCATGGTGATCGGGCGCGAGGGGCGCAACATCAAGAGCTTTGAACTGATCACGGGCACCAAGATGATCGTGGACGAGACACCGGACACGATCCTGATTTCCAGCTTTGACCCGGTCAAGCGCGAAGTGGCCCGCGTGGCTCTGGAAAGTCTGATTCGCAGCCGCAACTTCAGTCCGCGCACGGTGGAAGACGCCGTGAAGAAAGCCCAGGCCAAGGTGGACAACCAGATGCGCGACGCGGCCAACAAGGTGCTGCGCGACCTGAAACTGAAGGTCCACCCGGATCTGGTGCGCATGTTGGGCCGGCTCAAGTTTCGCACCAGCTATGGCCAGAATGTGCTGGATCACAGCGCCGAAGTGGCACGCATCGCCGGAGGCCTGGCCGCCGAGCTGGGCATGGATGTGATGCTGGCCAAGCGGGCCGGTCTGCTGCACGACGTGGGCAAGGCCGATTCCAACGGCAGCGACAAGAGCCACGTGACCATCGGGGTGGAAATCTGCCGAAAGGTGCGCGAGCATCCGGTGGTGATCAACGCGATCATGGCTCACCACCAGGAGGCGCCGCCCATTGACCCGATCAGCGAGCTGGTGACCGCGGCCGACATCCTGTCCAGCGCCCGTCCCGGCAGCCGCCGCGACAGTGTGGACAGCTACACCAAGCGCGTGGAAACTCTCGAAGGCATTGCTGACAGCTTCCCGGGGGTATCCCGCGTGTATGCGCTGTATGCGGGGCGCGAGATCCGCGTGATCGTGGAAAGCGAAAAGGTGAATGATGCGTCGGCCGAGAAGCTGTCCAGCGACATCGCCCAGAAGATCAGCGAGGAAATGGAATTCCCCGGGGCGATCAAGGTGGTCGTGATCCGCGAGGCGCGCGGCATGGCCATGGCTTCCTGA
- a CDS encoding PorV/PorQ family protein, whose protein sequence is MSLKTSILLVMCPLALASGFQRTGTTAAQFLKLPVSARAAALGDAGLALSLPGESIWSGAETLLLNPAALADSRGPRVAVSQQRLLGQLDHGVAAWTRPLGDHSAWGLGLNWLSVANQEITTETEPSGTGAEYSYGDLALSVGGGWRLNERLSAGLTGRYLRQSLHNEEASGLSADLSLLLALPWREARLAVAIQNFGTRLQLEGDDLLLPGSNQQLATLSTQDFAQPLIFKLAMAGELWHDGGQRLEWSAQAEHPNDNRRRLGLGLEYSLKQQLALRVGRRFRSDLESWSAGVGVRSAIPGTPLTATVDAAWVATRYFQDQRLFSLGVTF, encoded by the coding sequence ATGAGCCTGAAGACTTCGATCCTGCTCGTGATGTGTCCGCTGGCCCTGGCCTCGGGATTCCAGCGCACGGGCACCACGGCGGCCCAGTTCCTGAAGCTGCCGGTGTCGGCGCGTGCGGCGGCCCTTGGAGATGCGGGCTTGGCCCTGTCATTGCCTGGAGAATCGATCTGGAGCGGTGCTGAAACTCTGCTGCTGAATCCGGCCGCACTGGCTGACAGCCGTGGTCCGCGAGTGGCCGTCTCGCAGCAGCGCCTGCTGGGTCAACTGGATCACGGGGTCGCTGCCTGGACGCGACCGCTCGGCGATCATTCGGCCTGGGGACTGGGCCTGAACTGGCTGAGTGTGGCCAATCAGGAGATCACCACCGAGACCGAGCCCAGCGGCACGGGTGCCGAGTACAGTTACGGCGATCTGGCGCTGTCCGTGGGCGGTGGCTGGCGTCTCAACGAGCGCCTGAGCGCCGGGCTGACCGGGCGTTACCTGCGCCAGAGTCTGCACAACGAGGAGGCCAGCGGACTGTCCGCGGACCTGTCGCTGCTGCTGGCACTTCCCTGGCGTGAGGCGCGGCTGGCGGTGGCGATCCAGAACTTCGGCACGCGCCTGCAGCTGGAGGGCGATGACCTGCTGCTGCCGGGCTCCAACCAGCAGCTGGCGACTCTCAGCACCCAGGATTTTGCCCAGCCGCTGATCTTCAAGCTGGCCATGGCGGGAGAACTCTGGCACGATGGGGGACAGCGCCTGGAGTGGAGCGCCCAGGCCGAGCATCCCAATGACAACCGGCGCCGCCTGGGGCTGGGGCTGGAGTACAGCCTGAAACAGCAGCTGGCCCTGCGCGTGGGCCGCCGCTTCCGCAGCGATCTGGAGAGCTGGTCGGCGGGCGTGGGTGTGCGCTCGGCCATCCCGGGCACTCCACTGACTGCAACCGTCGACGCCGCCTGGGTGGCCACCCGCTATTTCCAGGATCAGCGCCTGTTCTCGCTGGGAGTCACCTTCTGA
- the mdh gene encoding malate dehydrogenase: MSKITVIGAGNVGATTAQRAAEKGIVEQVVLIDILEGIPQGKALDLWETAPIEGYDTRVVGSNDYAATAGSDVIIMTAGLARKPGMSRDDLLKMNTQIVHSCISQAAKQSPDAVIIVVSNPLDAMTYVALKASGFPTQRVFGMAGVLDTARYRSFIAEALNVSVRDVQALVLGGHGDTMVPMPRYTMIGGVPLPELMPAEQIAQIVQRTRDGGAEIVGYLKTGSAFYAPSAAAVEMATSVILNQNRVLPSAAWLTGEYGVKDVYMGVPLKISKNGAEQVLELKLDATERAQFDASVDAVRKNLAAVQTMMDAM, translated from the coding sequence ATGAGCAAGATTACCGTGATCGGCGCCGGCAATGTGGGCGCCACCACCGCCCAGCGTGCCGCCGAGAAGGGCATCGTCGAACAGGTCGTGCTGATTGACATTCTGGAAGGCATCCCCCAGGGCAAGGCTCTGGACCTGTGGGAAACCGCCCCGATCGAAGGCTACGACACCCGCGTGGTGGGCAGCAACGACTACGCCGCCACCGCCGGCAGCGATGTGATCATCATGACCGCCGGCCTGGCCCGCAAGCCCGGAATGAGCCGCGACGACCTGCTGAAGATGAACACCCAGATCGTGCACTCCTGCATCTCCCAGGCCGCCAAGCAGAGCCCCGATGCGGTGATCATCGTGGTGTCCAATCCCCTTGACGCCATGACCTATGTGGCCCTCAAGGCCAGCGGCTTCCCGACCCAGCGCGTCTTCGGCATGGCCGGCGTGCTGGACACGGCCCGCTATCGCAGTTTCATCGCCGAAGCCCTGAACGTGAGCGTGCGCGACGTGCAGGCCCTCGTGCTGGGCGGCCATGGCGATACCATGGTGCCGATGCCCCGTTACACCATGATCGGTGGAGTGCCCCTGCCCGAGCTGATGCCCGCCGAGCAGATCGCCCAGATCGTGCAGCGCACGCGCGACGGCGGTGCCGAGATCGTGGGCTACCTCAAGACCGGCAGCGCCTTCTACGCCCCCAGCGCCGCCGCGGTGGAGATGGCCACCAGCGTGATCCTGAATCAGAATCGCGTGCTGCCCAGCGCCGCCTGGCTCACCGGCGAGTACGGCGTCAAGGACGTCTACATGGGTGTGCCGCTCAAGATCAGCAAGAATGGCGCCGAGCAGGTGCTGGAACTGAAGCTGGACGCCACCGAGCGTGCTCAGTTCGATGCCAGCGTGGACGCCGTGCGCAAGAATCTGGCCGCCGTGCAGACCATGATGGACGCCATGTGA
- a CDS encoding PHP domain-containing protein — translation MDLHLHSTFSDGHLPVHLLADTVARAGVKLAALSDHDTLEGVPLFRRACRRLGVATLSAVEISTLHRGPWGEKEVHLLAYGLDEEDPIFRPLLAEIRAARERRFRGMATLLAEQGCPLPEAELEKRLAHGNAGRPHLAWLMIKAGYVTNLNTAFELWLGDGAPAWLPKEAPATVEVIQRVREQDGLSVIAHPGKTLPPEALPSLLEAGVDGLECLHPSHSRATARRLAQLAASHGRFQTAGSDYHGRPDRREPYLRPEMTLESLGGPLGERARAAHAAPAMTHGARSTTGAP, via the coding sequence GTGGATCTGCACCTGCATTCCACCTTTTCCGATGGGCATCTTCCCGTGCATCTGCTGGCCGACACGGTTGCCCGCGCGGGAGTGAAACTGGCGGCGCTCAGCGATCACGATACACTGGAAGGCGTGCCCCTCTTTCGCAGGGCCTGTCGCCGTCTGGGCGTGGCCACGCTGAGTGCGGTGGAGATCAGCACCCTGCATCGCGGCCCCTGGGGCGAGAAGGAAGTCCACCTGCTGGCCTATGGGCTGGACGAGGAAGACCCGATCTTCCGTCCCCTGCTGGCCGAAATCCGCGCAGCCCGGGAGCGCCGTTTTCGCGGCATGGCCACGCTGCTGGCGGAACAGGGCTGTCCGCTGCCCGAGGCGGAACTCGAGAAGCGCTTGGCTCACGGCAACGCGGGCCGACCTCACCTGGCCTGGTTGATGATCAAGGCCGGGTATGTGACGAATCTGAACACCGCCTTCGAGCTCTGGCTGGGAGACGGCGCGCCGGCCTGGCTGCCCAAGGAGGCTCCGGCCACGGTGGAGGTGATCCAGCGGGTGCGTGAACAGGACGGCCTGTCCGTGATCGCTCACCCCGGCAAGACCCTGCCGCCGGAGGCGCTGCCCTCGCTGCTCGAAGCGGGCGTGGACGGGTTGGAGTGCCTGCACCCTTCCCATTCCAGGGCCACCGCGCGCCGACTGGCGCAGCTGGCGGCCAGCCACGGACGCTTCCAGACGGCGGGAAGCGACTATCACGGGCGACCGGACCGGCGGGAACCGTACCTGCGGCCGGAGATGACGCTGGAGTCCCTGGGCGGACCACTGGGCGAGCGCGCACGCGCGGCCCATGCCGCTCCGGCCATGACACACGGTGCCAGGAGCACCACGGGAGCACCATGA
- a CDS encoding TonB-dependent receptor: MRQMLATRRPVSGPDPRWVRVGFSVLCCLLLVSLAHAEGGTIRGRITAGGEALAGANVQLLDSRQGSATDLDGHYLLLAVAPGERRLRISHVGLESQERTLFVRSGTSTVLDVDLSLAVLNADTLVVRAQRPLTPLDATSSQLLIDHRRLEASPVHGLVSLLATQAGVHLDEDGGLHIRGGRRGEVSVIQDGLVLADPVDGEFLTGLNEDQVSELVVESGNFGARYGDALSGVVRISSQELVPRPEFVVRVRSASLLNSPWRHAGAYGVPETGSWRDVELTDRVSTHIGAFRLAQPGRLQLKAALPASLIGADLILTALSELEDSHLPHGYSSTGDLGLGLGRELPGGARLQLNAGRQEVERQGYSHMWKYLPENQSLSLRERRHASLSLRLPHGTTAVSHWRLSQIDTRRRVGVRAGDQWLPVSAYRQPASTSQQDFYASGTEPRWSTHHTDRLEIAADLEWRQSQLLAFSTGIELRRNHFEREQWELVFGNTESPDLAHSLHETISRDPRQASLWLQQKLELDWLVLDAGLRLDAFDPVASAWASPEELFDAQGQESPLEAVDPWRVLSPRLGLAFPVDERTVMHASYGKFVQFPDFDALYTNPERSLDLVRVPLLGYPGLAPQETVAFELGFKRRVRPGATFELTAWHKDIRHLMSTVLARQFTREFVVYANTDNGQVSGLDLATRFPLTRHSRLFLDYTIMTARGTGSTKHEGYEAILAGGEIDSDEFPLDFDQRHDISAELELDLGHDLKASLLLEAASGLPYTPYVSPAVDPPRNSAIRPWTRRADASLRWSRAVGKTRLALRLDAENLLDRRNVVEVFASTGDPYVDTQDLIGNTEDLKHNPSHVSAPRSLRLGFELRF, encoded by the coding sequence ATGAGACAGATGCTTGCCACCCGGCGGCCGGTGTCCGGCCCGGACCCGCGATGGGTCCGGGTCGGATTTTCCGTGCTCTGCTGCCTGCTGCTGGTCTCGCTGGCACACGCCGAGGGAGGAACGATCCGGGGCCGGATCACGGCCGGAGGCGAGGCGCTTGCCGGGGCCAATGTGCAGCTGCTGGACAGCCGCCAGGGCAGCGCCACCGATCTCGACGGACACTACCTGCTGCTGGCCGTGGCCCCGGGTGAACGTCGCCTGCGGATCAGCCATGTGGGCCTGGAAAGCCAGGAGCGCACACTCTTCGTGCGCAGTGGGACCAGCACCGTGCTGGACGTGGACCTGAGCCTGGCCGTGCTCAATGCCGACACCCTCGTGGTGCGCGCCCAACGCCCGCTCACTCCTCTTGATGCAACCTCGAGCCAACTGCTCATCGACCATCGCCGGCTGGAGGCCAGTCCCGTGCACGGGCTGGTGTCGCTGCTGGCCACCCAGGCGGGCGTGCATCTGGACGAGGACGGTGGCCTGCACATCCGCGGGGGGCGCCGGGGCGAGGTGTCGGTGATCCAGGATGGACTGGTGCTCGCGGATCCCGTGGATGGCGAATTCCTGACCGGACTCAACGAGGACCAGGTCAGCGAACTGGTGGTGGAATCGGGCAACTTCGGCGCCCGCTACGGAGATGCCCTCTCCGGAGTGGTGCGCATCTCCAGCCAGGAACTGGTACCCCGGCCCGAATTCGTGGTGCGGGTCCGCAGCGCCAGCCTGCTGAACTCGCCCTGGAGACACGCGGGTGCCTATGGTGTGCCCGAAACCGGAAGTTGGCGTGATGTGGAGCTGACGGACCGGGTGTCGACTCACATCGGGGCCTTTCGGCTGGCTCAACCCGGGCGCCTGCAACTGAAGGCGGCACTGCCCGCGAGCCTGATCGGGGCCGATCTGATTCTGACCGCGCTCAGCGAACTGGAAGATTCCCACCTGCCCCACGGCTACAGCAGCACGGGTGATCTGGGGCTGGGGCTGGGCCGTGAGCTGCCCGGTGGCGCACGCCTGCAACTGAACGCGGGGCGCCAGGAGGTGGAACGGCAGGGCTACAGCCACATGTGGAAGTACCTGCCCGAGAACCAGTCGCTCAGCCTGCGCGAGCGACGTCACGCCAGTCTGTCGTTGCGGCTGCCCCACGGCACCACAGCGGTCAGTCACTGGCGCCTCAGCCAGATTGACACACGGCGCCGCGTGGGCGTGCGTGCAGGCGACCAGTGGTTGCCGGTTTCCGCCTACCGCCAGCCGGCCAGCACCAGCCAACAGGATTTCTATGCCAGCGGCACCGAGCCGCGCTGGTCCACCCATCACACGGACAGGCTGGAAATCGCCGCGGACCTGGAATGGCGCCAGAGCCAGCTGCTGGCTTTCTCGACAGGCATTGAACTGCGCCGCAACCATTTCGAGCGCGAGCAATGGGAACTGGTCTTCGGCAACACCGAAAGCCCCGATCTGGCACACAGCCTGCACGAAACCATTTCCCGTGATCCACGCCAGGCAAGTCTCTGGCTGCAGCAGAAACTGGAACTGGACTGGCTGGTGCTGGACGCGGGCCTGCGCCTGGATGCCTTCGATCCCGTCGCCTCCGCCTGGGCCTCGCCAGAGGAGCTGTTTGACGCGCAAGGGCAGGAGAGCCCGCTTGAGGCCGTGGATCCCTGGCGCGTGCTTTCGCCGCGACTGGGGCTGGCCTTTCCGGTGGACGAGCGCACCGTGATGCATGCCAGCTACGGCAAGTTCGTCCAGTTCCCGGATTTTGATGCATTGTACACCAATCCGGAGCGCTCGCTGGACCTGGTCCGGGTGCCCCTGTTGGGCTACCCGGGACTGGCACCCCAGGAGACCGTGGCCTTCGAGCTGGGCTTCAAGCGCCGGGTACGCCCGGGAGCCACCTTCGAGCTGACCGCCTGGCACAAGGACATCCGGCACCTGATGTCCACCGTGCTGGCCCGCCAGTTCACACGCGAGTTCGTGGTGTACGCCAACACGGACAATGGCCAGGTCAGTGGGCTGGATCTGGCGACCCGCTTTCCGCTGACCCGTCACAGCAGGCTCTTTCTCGATTACACCATCATGACCGCGCGCGGCACCGGGTCCACCAAGCACGAAGGGTATGAGGCGATTCTGGCTGGTGGCGAGATCGACAGCGACGAATTCCCGCTGGATTTTGACCAGCGCCACGACATCAGTGCCGAGCTGGAACTGGATCTGGGGCACGATCTGAAAGCCAGCCTGTTGCTGGAAGCCGCCAGTGGATTGCCGTACACGCCGTATGTGAGCCCGGCCGTCGACCCACCACGGAACTCTGCCATACGCCCCTGGACGCGGCGTGCCGATGCCTCTTTGCGCTGGAGTCGCGCCGTGGGCAAGACCCGGCTGGCCCTGCGCCTGGATGCGGAGAACCTGTTGGACCGGCGCAATGTGGTGGAGGTGTTCGCCAGCACCGGGGATCCCTACGTGGACACCCAGGACCTGATCGGCAATACCGAGGATCTGAAACACAACCCATCCCACGTGAGCGCCCCGCGCTCGCTGCGGCTCGGGTTCGAACTGCGGTTCTGA
- a CDS encoding leucyl aminopeptidase: MRAAFTSVGLGKLKTDLYVLPVFKDLAPDATSLGQLAAFGISGRLSGADFRGNVGERLLLFPAGKSTIARVMLLGLGESKDFTAQVWRETVGELGIWLQGRELADCVLELPALETGPEAGQLAMGAGKSLGLGAFTFDHHRSGGTQKGKGLSSCSLRAGGKRQSALEAAFLQALVLAEGANTARTLASEPGNLATPVWLGQQARRIAKAAGSSVSVTVFDEAKLKSLGCGGILGVGQGSRQPSTMSVFHYTCGNPKAPTVAFVGKGVTFDTGGISIKPALNMEDMKYDMCGAAAVFGLFSVIHQLKPKVNVVGVVPSAENMPDGNALRPGDIIRLFNGKTVEVLNTDAEGRLLLADAIAWVEKTHSPDAIVDFATLTGAMLICLGREMSGVFGNDPGLLDAVVEAGTCSGDLCWPLPLTEPYCRMVKSKVADIRNHTNSREGGSITAAAFLKEALMENTPWVHVDIAGTATRNVNREGCVPGATGVGVHLAFELLKHFE; encoded by the coding sequence ATGCGCGCAGCATTCACGAGCGTCGGTCTGGGCAAGCTGAAGACCGACCTGTATGTCCTGCCGGTCTTCAAGGACCTGGCACCCGATGCAACCAGCCTCGGCCAGCTGGCGGCCTTCGGCATTTCCGGCCGCCTTTCCGGTGCCGATTTTCGCGGCAATGTCGGAGAACGGCTGCTGCTCTTTCCGGCCGGCAAGTCCACGATTGCCCGTGTGATGCTGCTGGGGCTGGGCGAGAGCAAGGATTTCACGGCCCAGGTCTGGCGTGAGACAGTGGGCGAGCTGGGCATCTGGCTTCAGGGCCGCGAACTGGCCGACTGCGTGCTCGAACTGCCCGCGCTCGAAACGGGTCCCGAAGCCGGGCAGCTGGCCATGGGCGCCGGCAAGAGCCTGGGCTTGGGCGCCTTCACCTTCGATCATCATCGCAGTGGGGGCACACAGAAGGGCAAGGGGCTGTCCAGCTGCTCCCTGCGCGCCGGTGGCAAACGCCAGTCCGCGCTGGAAGCCGCCTTCCTGCAGGCGCTGGTGCTGGCGGAAGGCGCCAACACGGCCCGGACTCTGGCCAGCGAGCCGGGCAATCTGGCCACCCCGGTCTGGCTGGGGCAGCAGGCCAGGCGCATCGCCAAAGCCGCAGGTTCCAGCGTGTCGGTCACCGTGTTCGACGAGGCCAAGCTGAAGAGCCTGGGGTGTGGCGGCATTCTGGGTGTGGGGCAGGGCAGCCGCCAGCCCAGCACCATGAGCGTGTTCCATTACACGTGCGGCAACCCCAAGGCGCCCACGGTGGCCTTCGTGGGCAAGGGTGTCACCTTCGATACCGGCGGCATCAGCATCAAGCCCGCGCTCAACATGGAAGACATGAAGTACGACATGTGCGGAGCGGCGGCCGTCTTCGGGCTGTTTTCCGTGATCCACCAGCTCAAGCCGAAGGTCAACGTGGTGGGTGTGGTGCCCAGCGCCGAGAACATGCCCGACGGCAACGCGCTGCGCCCGGGTGACATCATTCGCCTGTTCAACGGCAAGACCGTGGAAGTCCTGAACACCGACGCCGAAGGCCGCCTGCTGCTGGCCGACGCCATCGCCTGGGTCGAGAAGACACATTCGCCCGATGCGATCGTGGACTTCGCCACCCTCACCGGGGCGATGCTGATCTGTCTGGGCCGCGAGATGAGCGGCGTCTTCGGCAACGACCCCGGCCTGCTGGATGCGGTGGTCGAGGCGGGCACCTGTTCCGGTGATCTCTGCTGGCCCCTGCCCCTGACCGAGCCCTACTGCCGGATGGTCAAGTCCAAGGTGGCCGACATCCGCAACCACACCAACTCCCGCGAAGGCGGATCGATCACCGCGGCGGCCTTCCTCAAGGAAGCCCTGATGGAGAACACGCCCTGGGTGCACGTGGACATCGCGGGCACCGCCACACGCAACGTCAACCGCGAAGGCTGTGTGCCGGGCGCGACCGGCGTGGGTGTCCATCTGGCCTTCGAGCTGCTGAAACATTTTGAATAG